The following coding sequences are from one Papilio machaon chromosome 8, ilPapMach1.1, whole genome shotgun sequence window:
- the LOC106714326 gene encoding cytoplasmic dynein 1 intermediate chain isoform X8 has translation MSSMSDRKAELERKKAKLQALREEKDRRRREKEQKDAEEALQRASVASSMDSRRDLDEMLSSLGVAPVKDVLSSLSSMTSLSPPQTASPDASLPHTDKSSLPAQGAPKKPPALQVVSVQSTDIPPKESVTYAKQTQTTASGVTELRDAHATDYYGDEEEAAFHGKLPPGILPHGLPTVKEVQPAVTDAPQEKKEEEEKKVRELSTDEKQTIMLSAEFQKFMSRAGRVIERALAESVDICTDYTGGGDAQDAQDDKSDARLSLVRTFYDERWSRGRCVTCLDWSSAHPELLLASYHNSDDAPHDPDGVCLVWNTKFKKTTPEDIFHCQSPVMSATFARFHPNLILGGTYSGQIVLWDNRVQKRTPIQRTPLSSLAHTHPVYCLSVVGSQNAHNLISVSTDGRMCSWSLDMLSQPQETLELHHRQSKAVAVSAMAFPHGDVNNFVLGSEDGNIYTGCRHGQRAGVGECVEAHAGPVTAVACHAAPGALDLGHLYLTASMDWSVKLWSLKENKALYSFEDSGDYVSDVRWSPTHPALFAAADAAGRLDLWNLNRDTEVPIASIQAEGGAAFNRVSWTPSGTHVVAGDDAGKIWVYELAEQVAQPRHDEWSKLMMTLQELRNNQADEDTERLGLAASGPPSLTSLTSLASNPLR, from the exons CGCCGGGAGAAGGAACAGAAAGATGCTGAGGAAGCTTTG CAAAGAGCGTCAGTGGCATCAAGCATGGACAGCCGACGGGATCTGGACGAGATGCTGTCGTCGCTGGGTGTGGCGCCCGTCAAGGACGTGCTGTCCTCACTCTCCTCCATGACGTCACTCTCGCCGCCGCAGACTGCATCGCCAGATGCCAGCCTGCCACACACCGACAAGTCCAGTCTGCCTGCTCAAGG CGCCCCGAAGAAGCCGCCGGCACTGCAAGTGGTATCAGTTCAGTCAACCGACATTCCACCCAAGGAAAGCGTGACATATGCCAAGCAGACACAGACCACCGCCTCGGGGGTCACTGAGCTGCGAGATG CACACGCAACCGACTACTACG GCGACGAGGAGGAGGCGGCCTTCCACGGCAAGCTGCCCCCCGGCATCCTGCCGCACGGACTGCCCACCGTCAAGGAGGTGCAGCCCGCCGTCACCGACGCCCCCCAGGAGAAGAAAGAGGAGGAGGAGAAGAAAG TGCGCGAGCTGAGCACGGACGAGAAGCAGACGATAATGCTGTCGGCGGAGTTCCAGAAGTTCATGAGTCGCGCGGGGCGCGTCATCGAGCGCGCGCTGGCGGAGTCCGTCGACATCTGCACCGACTACACGGGCGGCGGCGACGCGCAGGACGCACA GGACGACAAGTCTGACGCGCGGCTGTCGCTGGTGCGCACGTTCTACGACGAGCGGTGGTCGCGCGGGCGCTGCGTCACCTGCCTGGACTGGTCGAGCGCGCACCCCGAGCTGCTGCTCGCCTCCTACCACAACAGCGACGACGCGCCGCACGACCCCGACGGCGTCTGCCTCGTCTGGAACACCAAGTTCAAGAAGACCACGCCCGAGGACATCTTCCACTGTCAGTCGCCCGTCATGAGCGCCACTTTCGCCAG GTTCCACCCGAACTTGATCCTGGGCGGTACGTACTCGGGCCAGATCGTGCTGTGGGACAACCGCGTGCAGAAACGCACGCCCATACAGCGCACGCCGCTCTCCTCGCTCGCGCACACG CACCCGGTGTACTGCCTGTCGGTGGTGGGCAGCCAGAACGCGCACAACCTGATCTCGGTGTCGACGGACGGGCGGATGTGCTCGTGGTCGCTGGACATGCTGTCGCAGCCGCAGGAGACGCTGGAGCTGCATCACCGCCAGAGCAAGGCCGTCGCCGTCAGCGCCATGGCCTTCCCCCACGGCGACGTCAACAACTTCGTGCTCGGCAGCGAGGACGGCAACATATACACTG ggtGCAGGCACGGGCAGCGCGCGGGCGTGGGCGAGTGCGTGGAGGCCCACGCGGGCCCCGTGACGGCGGTGGCGTGCCACGCGGCGCCCGGCGCACTCGACCTCGGACACCTCTACCTCACCGCCTCCATGGACTGGAGCGTCAAGTTGTGGAGCCTCAAG GAGAACAAGGCGCTGTACTCGTTCGAGGACAGCGGCGACTACGTGTCGGATGTGCGCTGGTCGCCAACACACCCAGCACTCTTCGCCGCAGCTGACGCCGCCGGCCGCCTCGACCTCTGGAACCTCAACAGGGACACCGAG GTACCGATAGCGTCCATCCAGGCGGAGGGTGGCGCCGCATTCAACCGCGTGTCGTGGACGCCTTCAGGCACACACGTGGTCGCCGGAGACGACGCCGGCAAGATATGGGTGTACGAACTCGCTGAG CAAGTGGCTCAGCCCCGGCACGATGAGTGGAGCAAGCTGATGATGACGCTGCAGGAGCTGCGCAACAACCAGGCGGACGAGGACACAGAGCGGCTGGGGCTGGCAGCCAGCGGCCCACCCTCGCTCACCAGTCTCACCTCCCTCGCCAGCAACCCGCTCAG ATAA
- the LOC106714326 gene encoding cytoplasmic dynein 1 intermediate chain isoform X4 translates to MSSMSDRKAELERKKAKLQALREEKDRRRREKEQKDAEEALQRASVASSMDSRRDLDEMLSSLGVAPVKDVLSSLSSMTSLSPPQTASPDASLPHTDKSSLPAQGAPKKPPALQVVSVQSTDIPPKESVTYAKQTQTTASGVTELRDDEYNLNPGLEWEDEFTVLTFDGDGARQGDEEEAAFHGKLPPGILPHGLPTVKEVQPAVTDAPQEKKEEEEKKVRELSTDEKQTIMLSAEFQKFMSRAGRVIERALAESVDICTDYTGGGDAQDAQDDKSDARLSLVRTFYDERWSRGRCVTCLDWSSAHPELLLASYHNSDDAPHDPDGVCLVWNTKFKKTTPEDIFHCQSPVMSATFARFHPNLILGGTYSGQIVLWDNRVQKRTPIQRTPLSSLAHTHPVYCLSVVGSQNAHNLISVSTDGRMCSWSLDMLSQPQETLELHHRQSKAVAVSAMAFPHGDVNNFVLGSEDGNIYTGCRHGQRAGVGECVEAHAGPVTAVACHAAPGALDLGHLYLTASMDWSVKLWSLKENKALYSFEDSGDYVSDVRWSPTHPALFAAADAAGRLDLWNLNRDTEVPIASIQAEGGAAFNRVSWTPSGTHVVAGDDAGKIWVYELAEQVAQPRHDEWSKLMMTLQELRNNQADEDTERLGLAASGPPSLTSLTSLASNPLR, encoded by the exons CGCCGGGAGAAGGAACAGAAAGATGCTGAGGAAGCTTTG CAAAGAGCGTCAGTGGCATCAAGCATGGACAGCCGACGGGATCTGGACGAGATGCTGTCGTCGCTGGGTGTGGCGCCCGTCAAGGACGTGCTGTCCTCACTCTCCTCCATGACGTCACTCTCGCCGCCGCAGACTGCATCGCCAGATGCCAGCCTGCCACACACCGACAAGTCCAGTCTGCCTGCTCAAGG CGCCCCGAAGAAGCCGCCGGCACTGCAAGTGGTATCAGTTCAGTCAACCGACATTCCACCCAAGGAAAGCGTGACATATGCCAAGCAGACACAGACCACCGCCTCGGGGGTCACTGAGCTGCGAGATG ACGAGTACAATCTAAACCCGGGTTTAGAGTGGGAGGACGAGTTCACAG TGCTTACATTCGACGGCGACGGCGCGCGGCAAGGCGACGAGGAGGAGGCGGCCTTCCACGGCAAGCTGCCCCCCGGCATCCTGCCGCACGGACTGCCCACCGTCAAGGAGGTGCAGCCCGCCGTCACCGACGCCCCCCAGGAGAAGAAAGAGGAGGAGGAGAAGAAAG TGCGCGAGCTGAGCACGGACGAGAAGCAGACGATAATGCTGTCGGCGGAGTTCCAGAAGTTCATGAGTCGCGCGGGGCGCGTCATCGAGCGCGCGCTGGCGGAGTCCGTCGACATCTGCACCGACTACACGGGCGGCGGCGACGCGCAGGACGCACA GGACGACAAGTCTGACGCGCGGCTGTCGCTGGTGCGCACGTTCTACGACGAGCGGTGGTCGCGCGGGCGCTGCGTCACCTGCCTGGACTGGTCGAGCGCGCACCCCGAGCTGCTGCTCGCCTCCTACCACAACAGCGACGACGCGCCGCACGACCCCGACGGCGTCTGCCTCGTCTGGAACACCAAGTTCAAGAAGACCACGCCCGAGGACATCTTCCACTGTCAGTCGCCCGTCATGAGCGCCACTTTCGCCAG GTTCCACCCGAACTTGATCCTGGGCGGTACGTACTCGGGCCAGATCGTGCTGTGGGACAACCGCGTGCAGAAACGCACGCCCATACAGCGCACGCCGCTCTCCTCGCTCGCGCACACG CACCCGGTGTACTGCCTGTCGGTGGTGGGCAGCCAGAACGCGCACAACCTGATCTCGGTGTCGACGGACGGGCGGATGTGCTCGTGGTCGCTGGACATGCTGTCGCAGCCGCAGGAGACGCTGGAGCTGCATCACCGCCAGAGCAAGGCCGTCGCCGTCAGCGCCATGGCCTTCCCCCACGGCGACGTCAACAACTTCGTGCTCGGCAGCGAGGACGGCAACATATACACTG ggtGCAGGCACGGGCAGCGCGCGGGCGTGGGCGAGTGCGTGGAGGCCCACGCGGGCCCCGTGACGGCGGTGGCGTGCCACGCGGCGCCCGGCGCACTCGACCTCGGACACCTCTACCTCACCGCCTCCATGGACTGGAGCGTCAAGTTGTGGAGCCTCAAG GAGAACAAGGCGCTGTACTCGTTCGAGGACAGCGGCGACTACGTGTCGGATGTGCGCTGGTCGCCAACACACCCAGCACTCTTCGCCGCAGCTGACGCCGCCGGCCGCCTCGACCTCTGGAACCTCAACAGGGACACCGAG GTACCGATAGCGTCCATCCAGGCGGAGGGTGGCGCCGCATTCAACCGCGTGTCGTGGACGCCTTCAGGCACACACGTGGTCGCCGGAGACGACGCCGGCAAGATATGGGTGTACGAACTCGCTGAG CAAGTGGCTCAGCCCCGGCACGATGAGTGGAGCAAGCTGATGATGACGCTGCAGGAGCTGCGCAACAACCAGGCGGACGAGGACACAGAGCGGCTGGGGCTGGCAGCCAGCGGCCCACCCTCGCTCACCAGTCTCACCTCCCTCGCCAGCAACCCGCTCAG ATAA
- the LOC106714326 gene encoding cytoplasmic dynein 1 intermediate chain isoform X7, which translates to MSSMSDRKAELERKKAKLQALREEKDRRRREKEQKDAEEALQRASVASSMDSRRDLDEMLSSLGVAPVKDVLSSLSSMTSLSPPQTASPDASLPHTDKSSLPAQGAPKKPPALQVVSVQSTDIPPKESVTYAKQTQTTASGVTELRDDEYNLNPGLEWEDEFTGDEEEAAFHGKLPPGILPHGLPTVKEVQPAVTDAPQEKKEEEEKKVRELSTDEKQTIMLSAEFQKFMSRAGRVIERALAESVDICTDYTGGGDAQDAQDDKSDARLSLVRTFYDERWSRGRCVTCLDWSSAHPELLLASYHNSDDAPHDPDGVCLVWNTKFKKTTPEDIFHCQSPVMSATFARFHPNLILGGTYSGQIVLWDNRVQKRTPIQRTPLSSLAHTHPVYCLSVVGSQNAHNLISVSTDGRMCSWSLDMLSQPQETLELHHRQSKAVAVSAMAFPHGDVNNFVLGSEDGNIYTGCRHGQRAGVGECVEAHAGPVTAVACHAAPGALDLGHLYLTASMDWSVKLWSLKENKALYSFEDSGDYVSDVRWSPTHPALFAAADAAGRLDLWNLNRDTEVPIASIQAEGGAAFNRVSWTPSGTHVVAGDDAGKIWVYELAEQVAQPRHDEWSKLMMTLQELRNNQADEDTERLGLAASGPPSLTSLTSLASNPLR; encoded by the exons CGCCGGGAGAAGGAACAGAAAGATGCTGAGGAAGCTTTG CAAAGAGCGTCAGTGGCATCAAGCATGGACAGCCGACGGGATCTGGACGAGATGCTGTCGTCGCTGGGTGTGGCGCCCGTCAAGGACGTGCTGTCCTCACTCTCCTCCATGACGTCACTCTCGCCGCCGCAGACTGCATCGCCAGATGCCAGCCTGCCACACACCGACAAGTCCAGTCTGCCTGCTCAAGG CGCCCCGAAGAAGCCGCCGGCACTGCAAGTGGTATCAGTTCAGTCAACCGACATTCCACCCAAGGAAAGCGTGACATATGCCAAGCAGACACAGACCACCGCCTCGGGGGTCACTGAGCTGCGAGATG ACGAGTACAATCTAAACCCGGGTTTAGAGTGGGAGGACGAGTTCACAG GCGACGAGGAGGAGGCGGCCTTCCACGGCAAGCTGCCCCCCGGCATCCTGCCGCACGGACTGCCCACCGTCAAGGAGGTGCAGCCCGCCGTCACCGACGCCCCCCAGGAGAAGAAAGAGGAGGAGGAGAAGAAAG TGCGCGAGCTGAGCACGGACGAGAAGCAGACGATAATGCTGTCGGCGGAGTTCCAGAAGTTCATGAGTCGCGCGGGGCGCGTCATCGAGCGCGCGCTGGCGGAGTCCGTCGACATCTGCACCGACTACACGGGCGGCGGCGACGCGCAGGACGCACA GGACGACAAGTCTGACGCGCGGCTGTCGCTGGTGCGCACGTTCTACGACGAGCGGTGGTCGCGCGGGCGCTGCGTCACCTGCCTGGACTGGTCGAGCGCGCACCCCGAGCTGCTGCTCGCCTCCTACCACAACAGCGACGACGCGCCGCACGACCCCGACGGCGTCTGCCTCGTCTGGAACACCAAGTTCAAGAAGACCACGCCCGAGGACATCTTCCACTGTCAGTCGCCCGTCATGAGCGCCACTTTCGCCAG GTTCCACCCGAACTTGATCCTGGGCGGTACGTACTCGGGCCAGATCGTGCTGTGGGACAACCGCGTGCAGAAACGCACGCCCATACAGCGCACGCCGCTCTCCTCGCTCGCGCACACG CACCCGGTGTACTGCCTGTCGGTGGTGGGCAGCCAGAACGCGCACAACCTGATCTCGGTGTCGACGGACGGGCGGATGTGCTCGTGGTCGCTGGACATGCTGTCGCAGCCGCAGGAGACGCTGGAGCTGCATCACCGCCAGAGCAAGGCCGTCGCCGTCAGCGCCATGGCCTTCCCCCACGGCGACGTCAACAACTTCGTGCTCGGCAGCGAGGACGGCAACATATACACTG ggtGCAGGCACGGGCAGCGCGCGGGCGTGGGCGAGTGCGTGGAGGCCCACGCGGGCCCCGTGACGGCGGTGGCGTGCCACGCGGCGCCCGGCGCACTCGACCTCGGACACCTCTACCTCACCGCCTCCATGGACTGGAGCGTCAAGTTGTGGAGCCTCAAG GAGAACAAGGCGCTGTACTCGTTCGAGGACAGCGGCGACTACGTGTCGGATGTGCGCTGGTCGCCAACACACCCAGCACTCTTCGCCGCAGCTGACGCCGCCGGCCGCCTCGACCTCTGGAACCTCAACAGGGACACCGAG GTACCGATAGCGTCCATCCAGGCGGAGGGTGGCGCCGCATTCAACCGCGTGTCGTGGACGCCTTCAGGCACACACGTGGTCGCCGGAGACGACGCCGGCAAGATATGGGTGTACGAACTCGCTGAG CAAGTGGCTCAGCCCCGGCACGATGAGTGGAGCAAGCTGATGATGACGCTGCAGGAGCTGCGCAACAACCAGGCGGACGAGGACACAGAGCGGCTGGGGCTGGCAGCCAGCGGCCCACCCTCGCTCACCAGTCTCACCTCCCTCGCCAGCAACCCGCTCAG ATAA